The Alkalibacter rhizosphaerae genomic sequence TGGAGCCAATCTGATGTTGGGATCCCCCTATTCCAAAACCGAACTTTTCCAAATGGCCTGCACTCTGGAAGGACATCCGGACAATGTGGCAGCTGCACTTTATGGAGGTCTGACTATAGCGGTTCGAACAGAGAAAGAGGATTACTTCTGCAAGTCCATTCCTGTGGCAAATGCTTTTGATTTTTTTCTGGTCATACCGGATTACGAGATCTCCACAAAAACAGCCAGAGAGATCCTTCCAAAATCAGTCTCCATGGACCAGGCGTCCACGAACGTTGCCAATTCCCTGTTATTGACTCTAGGCCTTATGGAAGGAGATGCAATTCTGGTGGAGTTGGGCAGCATCGATCACCTATACGAAAAACAGCGCAAAACCCTGATCCCATCTTTCGATGAGATCAAGGATCTGGCCATGAGATCCGGTGCCATTCATTGCAGCATCAGCGGCTCAGGACCGACCATCTTGCTGATGGCACCCACCGGC encodes the following:
- the thrB gene encoding homoserine kinase — its product is MKRQHQRVSVTVPASSANIGPGFDALGLAFQLYNRFTLETTDTLSFIGCADQYQNKDNTVYQAAQFLFKRHANDPAFEQPLTITFDTAIPTGRGLGSSASCIVGGLAGANLMLGSPYSKTELFQMACTLEGHPDNVAAALYGGLTIAVRTEKEDYFCKSIPVANAFDFFLVIPDYEISTKTAREILPKSVSMDQASTNVANSLLLTLGLMEGDAILVELGSIDHLYEKQRKTLIPSFDEIKDLAMRSGAIHCSISGSGPTILLMAPTGQFHPDSFQDTLRLLTPSSLVLEVLPDDTGAISQIL